In Gordonia iterans, the following proteins share a genomic window:
- a CDS encoding MFS transporter: MVTTSASSLPRVLRPFALPQYRWLAAGLALALFGDGVWLIAVVWQVIGLGGGPGQVSLVSGVAAVGMVVSTLFGGVLADRISQRKIIVALETVKLVAFGTVGAASLFGVLTVPHLVVAALLGGITTGMYYPAYSALLPRIVGAAELQAANGVEGFMRPVLFQAAGPMIAGVIIGAASPGTAIAVGALACILSAACYVAMGPVDDEVLTVSAERAARLPVRGVLTDLGEGFGYMRHTPWLWASLFFVSFAVLMAMGPIEVLVPFALRDRAGGDAASHSLVLAAFGAGAALGAFVFASLPMPRRYLSVIFGLWSVCVVPLVIMGFAHKTVWFVIAGFLIGLMLDGPMVLWGTLLQRRVPKELLGRISALDFFVSASLMPVSMALAAPVAHLIGLGWTFTLAGLLPAPVTAVFYVAAKLWRDEIEHPLTIPEIEVSVEPTTK; encoded by the coding sequence CTGGTGACCACCTCCGCCTCTAGCCTGCCCCGAGTGCTGCGGCCGTTCGCGCTGCCGCAGTACCGGTGGCTGGCCGCCGGCCTGGCGCTGGCGCTGTTCGGCGACGGCGTCTGGCTGATCGCCGTCGTCTGGCAGGTGATCGGGCTCGGCGGCGGACCCGGCCAGGTGTCCCTCGTGTCCGGTGTCGCCGCCGTCGGCATGGTGGTGTCGACGCTCTTCGGCGGCGTGCTCGCCGACCGGATCTCCCAGCGCAAGATCATCGTCGCGCTCGAGACGGTCAAGCTGGTCGCCTTCGGCACGGTCGGAGCGGCCTCGCTGTTCGGCGTGCTGACCGTTCCGCACCTGGTGGTCGCCGCGCTGCTCGGCGGCATCACCACCGGCATGTACTACCCCGCGTACTCGGCACTGCTGCCGCGGATCGTCGGGGCGGCCGAACTGCAGGCGGCCAACGGCGTCGAGGGCTTCATGCGGCCGGTGCTGTTCCAGGCCGCGGGCCCGATGATCGCCGGTGTGATCATCGGCGCCGCCTCGCCCGGCACCGCGATCGCGGTCGGTGCGCTCGCCTGCATCCTGTCGGCCGCGTGTTACGTGGCGATGGGCCCGGTCGACGACGAGGTCCTCACGGTCAGCGCCGAACGTGCGGCCCGGCTTCCGGTGCGCGGCGTGCTCACCGACCTCGGCGAGGGGTTCGGCTACATGCGGCACACTCCCTGGCTGTGGGCGTCGCTCTTCTTCGTGTCGTTCGCAGTTCTGATGGCGATGGGACCGATCGAGGTGCTGGTGCCGTTCGCCCTGCGCGACCGGGCCGGCGGAGACGCCGCCAGCCACTCCCTGGTGCTGGCCGCCTTCGGCGCCGGCGCGGCCCTGGGTGCGTTCGTGTTCGCATCGCTGCCGATGCCGCGCCGCTATCTCTCGGTGATCTTCGGACTCTGGTCGGTCTGCGTGGTGCCGCTGGTGATCATGGGGTTCGCACACAAGACCGTGTGGTTTGTGATCGCGGGCTTCCTGATCGGCCTGATGCTCGACGGCCCGATGGTCCTGTGGGGCACGCTCCTGCAGCGGCGCGTGCCCAAGGAACTGCTGGGCCGGATCTCGGCGCTGGACTTCTTCGTGTCGGCCTCGCTCATGCCGGTGTCGATGGCGCTCGCCGCGCCGGTCGCCCATCTCATCGGCCTCGGTTGGACGTTCACCCTCGCCGGCCTGCTGCCGGCCCCGGTGACTGCGGTCTTCTATGTCGCGGCCAAGTTGTGGCGCGACGAGATCGAGCATCCGCTCACCATTCCCGAGATCGAAGTTTCCGTCGAACCTACTACCAAGTAA
- a CDS encoding alpha/beta fold hydrolase translates to MEQYTHAGFTFDVVDSPPTDGGESRGTVLLLHGFPQGAYMWGKLTPLLNARGFRTVCPDQRGYSPGARPKGRINYRTGLLVDDAAALIEQLGDGPVHVVGHDWGAVVAWRLAAARADLVRTLTSVSVPHPGAFLKSMVTSDQALKSWYIYAFQPPYLAEQFARRFPDRFDRILRHAGMDDELLADVHTRFLDKGSLPGALNWYRAMMLSSPPDMARRVAVPTTHVWSSGDVALSRKGAEITADYVVADFDLKVIEDADHWLPEHRTEELADIVLGRIDPS, encoded by the coding sequence ATGGAGCAGTACACACATGCCGGGTTCACCTTCGACGTCGTCGATTCGCCACCCACCGACGGGGGCGAGTCCAGGGGCACGGTGCTGCTGCTGCACGGTTTTCCGCAGGGCGCCTACATGTGGGGCAAGCTCACGCCGCTGCTGAACGCCCGCGGATTCCGTACTGTCTGCCCCGACCAGCGCGGCTACTCGCCGGGCGCCCGGCCGAAGGGACGGATCAACTACCGGACCGGGCTGCTGGTGGACGACGCCGCCGCACTCATCGAGCAACTCGGCGACGGTCCGGTCCACGTCGTCGGCCACGACTGGGGCGCGGTGGTGGCCTGGCGCCTCGCCGCCGCCCGGGCGGACCTGGTGCGCACTCTCACCAGCGTCTCTGTTCCGCACCCGGGTGCGTTCCTGAAGTCGATGGTGACCAGTGACCAGGCGTTGAAGTCCTGGTACATCTACGCATTCCAGCCGCCGTACCTCGCCGAGCAGTTCGCGCGCCGCTTCCCCGATCGCTTCGACCGGATCCTGCGGCACGCCGGGATGGACGACGAGCTGCTCGCCGACGTCCACACCCGCTTCCTCGACAAGGGTTCGCTCCCCGGGGCGCTCAACTGGTACCGCGCGATGATGCTGAGCTCGCCGCCCGACATGGCGCGTCGCGTCGCGGTCCCGACCACCCACGTGTGGAGTTCGGGCGACGTCGCGTTGTCGCGCAAGGGCGCCGAGATCACCGCCGACTACGTGGTCGCGGACTTCGATCTGAAGGTCATCGAGGACGCCGATCACTGGCTTCCCGAGCACCGCACCGAGGAACTCGCCGACATCGTCCTCGGCCGGATCGACCCGTCCTGA
- a CDS encoding TA system antitoxin ParD family protein, translating to MTTADKATRFSSELFDDAAAAGARAQRSARQQLEHWARVGRAVSEQTSVARRRVDAALGGSFPSDQLTPDEAVVFDAELAASIEAGLDEVDFVEQRAARGHRSVTLNDAGEIVEHLPDGSQRLLHG from the coding sequence ATGACCACCGCGGACAAGGCGACCCGGTTCTCCTCGGAGCTGTTCGACGACGCGGCCGCCGCGGGCGCGCGAGCCCAGCGATCGGCGCGCCAGCAGCTCGAGCACTGGGCGCGCGTCGGACGCGCAGTGTCTGAGCAGACCAGTGTCGCGCGCCGCCGTGTCGACGCCGCCCTCGGCGGCTCCTTCCCCAGCGACCAGCTGACCCCGGACGAGGCGGTCGTGTTCGACGCCGAACTCGCCGCATCCATCGAGGCCGGCCTCGATGAGGTCGACTTCGTCGAGCAGCGGGCCGCGCGCGGACACCGCTCGGTCACGCTGAACGACGCCGGCGAGATCGTCGAGCATCTCCCCGACGGTTCACAGCGGCTCCTCCACGGGTGA
- a CDS encoding dioxygenase family protein has protein sequence MNRSPEPDQTCDGPAFEGRLLARPADEVVDQGAGFDMTTLISRRRMLGILGAGAGAFALAACAGGSSSNTASTASTSSAGAVTTADSEIPEETNGPYPADGTNDVNILTESGIERSDITSSLDGGTTVEGVPLSFTFTVTDMANDNVPFTGAAVYLWQCDAQGRYSMYSEGVEDETYLRGVQVVGDDGTATFTTVVPGCYPGRWTHLHFEVYPDRASATDVENVIATSQVAFPKEMLDEVYQRSEYDGSAEALARMGSVESDNVFGDGHDLQMGTFTGDPDSGYVGSLPVAVDTTTDPSHSRSDAGPGGPPPGAN, from the coding sequence ATGAACCGCAGCCCCGAACCCGACCAGACCTGCGACGGCCCGGCCTTCGAAGGCCGGCTGCTCGCCCGCCCCGCCGACGAGGTGGTCGACCAGGGCGCCGGTTTCGACATGACGACCCTGATCTCCCGGCGCCGGATGCTGGGAATCCTGGGCGCCGGCGCCGGCGCGTTCGCCCTCGCCGCATGCGCGGGCGGATCGTCGTCGAACACTGCGTCGACTGCTTCGACGAGCAGCGCCGGCGCCGTCACCACGGCGGACAGTGAGATCCCGGAGGAGACCAACGGCCCGTACCCGGCCGACGGCACCAACGACGTGAACATCCTGACCGAGTCGGGCATCGAGCGCAGTGACATCACGTCGAGCCTCGACGGCGGGACGACGGTCGAGGGCGTGCCGCTCTCGTTCACGTTCACCGTGACCGACATGGCGAACGACAACGTCCCATTCACCGGCGCCGCCGTGTACCTCTGGCAGTGCGACGCGCAGGGCCGCTACTCGATGTACTCCGAAGGCGTCGAGGACGAGACGTACCTGCGTGGCGTTCAGGTCGTCGGCGACGACGGCACCGCCACGTTCACGACCGTCGTCCCCGGCTGCTATCCGGGTCGGTGGACGCACCTGCACTTCGAGGTGTACCCGGACCGCGCGTCGGCGACCGACGTCGAGAACGTGATCGCGACGTCTCAGGTCGCGTTCCCGAAGGAGATGCTCGACGAGGTCTACCAGCGCTCCGAGTACGACGGCTCCGCCGAGGCCCTGGCCCGGATGGGCAGCGTGGAGAGCGACAACGTCTTCGGCGACGGGCACGACCTCCAGATGGGCACCTTCACCGGCGACCCGGACTCCGGCTACGTCGGATCCCTGCCCGTCGCCGTCGACACGACCACCGACCCCTCACACAGTCGTTCTGACGCCGGACCCGGCGGTCCCCCGCCCGGCGCGAACTGA
- a CDS encoding twin-arginine translocase TatA/TatE family subunit yields MLHNLTGWHALIVLAVVLLVFGSTKLPALARSVGQSMRILKDEAGTSSEGRLHDDDTVRPVYADANSDRPAA; encoded by the coding sequence ATGTTGCACAACCTCACCGGCTGGCATGCCCTGATCGTCCTCGCCGTCGTCCTGCTGGTCTTCGGCTCCACCAAGCTCCCCGCACTGGCCCGGAGTGTCGGCCAGTCGATGCGCATCCTCAAGGATGAGGCCGGCACCTCCAGCGAGGGACGCTTGCACGACGACGACACCGTCCGCCCGGTCTACGCCGACGCGAACTCCGACCGTCCTGCGGCATGA
- the tatC gene encoding twin-arginine translocase subunit TatC, giving the protein MTITATRPAESETRSGPEPVASGGAMALPEHLREARVRAVRAAAALLIGLVAGFVFADPILDVLRTPIEQLAESRSASLNYDTVTAAFDLKVRIALFTAVVLSSPVWLTELLAFVSPGLTRREKRYTFGFAAAAVPLFGAGCVFGFLLFPRMVEVLTGIGSEHDSTILTAGYYVDFVMKIVLAMGIAFVLPVFVVALNLMGVVSAATLRRSWRVIVVLIAVFSALVTPAADVLSMFLVAVPMALLFCAAVLITHLHHRRSRR; this is encoded by the coding sequence ATGACGATCACCGCGACTCGCCCGGCGGAGTCGGAGACCCGCTCAGGTCCGGAGCCTGTCGCCTCCGGCGGCGCGATGGCCCTGCCTGAGCATCTGCGCGAGGCCCGAGTCCGCGCCGTGCGGGCCGCGGCGGCGCTGCTGATCGGGCTGGTGGCGGGTTTCGTCTTCGCCGATCCGATTCTCGACGTCCTGCGCACGCCGATCGAGCAGTTGGCCGAATCGCGGTCGGCGAGCCTGAACTACGACACCGTGACGGCGGCGTTCGATCTGAAGGTCCGCATCGCCTTGTTCACAGCGGTGGTGTTGTCGAGCCCGGTGTGGCTGACCGAGCTGCTGGCCTTCGTCTCGCCGGGCCTCACGCGCCGGGAGAAGAGGTACACCTTCGGCTTCGCCGCGGCCGCCGTGCCGTTGTTCGGCGCCGGCTGCGTGTTCGGGTTTCTGCTCTTCCCCCGGATGGTCGAAGTGCTCACTGGCATCGGGTCCGAGCACGATTCGACGATCCTGACCGCCGGCTATTACGTCGACTTCGTGATGAAGATCGTCCTGGCGATGGGCATCGCGTTCGTGCTGCCGGTGTTCGTGGTCGCACTGAACCTGATGGGTGTGGTCTCCGCGGCGACCCTGCGGCGAAGCTGGCGTGTGATCGTCGTGCTGATCGCGGTCTTCAGCGCCCTCGTGACCCCGGCGGCCGACGTGCTGTCGATGTTCCTGGTCGCCGTCCCGATGGCCCTGCTCTTCTGTGCGGCCGTCCTCATCACCCACCTCCACCACCGTCGCTCCCGTCGGTAG
- a CDS encoding metallophosphoesterase family protein, which produces MRCFAADLHLQHPKLAGLRGFESVPAHDEYVISRLAELTADDELWVLGDICSGGVASMESALTQLSELAVPMHLVTGNHDPVHPMSRGAQRHFAAYASVFSSVQQYARVKIGGEGAVLSHFPYAGTPDRFERDQFAQYQLPDFGMWLLHGHTHSPERRSGARSICVSLEAWDLGPASEDAIAEVMRGSGA; this is translated from the coding sequence ATGCGTTGCTTCGCCGCCGACCTGCACTTGCAGCACCCGAAACTGGCCGGCCTGCGCGGGTTCGAGTCGGTGCCCGCACACGACGAGTACGTGATCTCCCGGCTCGCGGAACTGACGGCCGACGACGAGTTGTGGGTTCTCGGCGACATCTGCTCCGGTGGCGTCGCGAGCATGGAGTCCGCGCTGACTCAGTTGTCGGAGCTGGCGGTGCCGATGCACCTGGTGACCGGAAATCACGATCCCGTGCACCCCATGAGCCGCGGCGCGCAGCGCCACTTCGCCGCGTACGCGTCGGTGTTCTCGTCGGTGCAGCAGTACGCCCGCGTCAAGATCGGCGGAGAAGGCGCTGTGCTCAGTCACTTTCCGTACGCGGGGACGCCGGACCGATTCGAGCGCGACCAGTTCGCGCAGTACCAGCTTCCGGACTTCGGCATGTGGCTGCTGCACGGTCACACGCACTCGCCGGAACGACGATCCGGCGCCCGCTCGATCTGTGTGTCGCTCGAAGCCTGGGACCTCGGGCCGGCCTCCGAGGACGCGATCGCCGAAGTGATGCGCGGTTCGGGGGCGTGA
- a CDS encoding CGNR zinc finger domain-containing protein: MHLNPYGEYAVLLAGSLADEWPADRDGIEARTRTFGMTMDFAPSRDDHQRTRQVIDTWLTVVDAPDPRERARILNDLMAAAAAYPRLTDHDGEGWHLHYRDDHQTLPDVLRAVISVGTALFLTTRGMQRLRRCAAGETPGDPCSAVVVDVTRNGRQRYCSVRCANRAAVRRHRARSTSAN; encoded by the coding sequence ATGCATCTCAACCCTTACGGCGAGTATGCGGTTCTGCTGGCGGGTTCGCTGGCCGACGAGTGGCCCGCCGACCGCGACGGCATCGAAGCGCGAACCAGGACGTTCGGGATGACCATGGATTTTGCGCCCTCCCGCGACGACCACCAGCGAACCCGGCAGGTCATCGACACCTGGCTGACCGTGGTCGACGCCCCGGACCCACGGGAGCGGGCCCGGATACTCAACGACCTCATGGCTGCCGCCGCGGCCTATCCGCGGCTGACCGATCACGACGGCGAAGGCTGGCATCTGCACTATCGCGACGACCACCAGACCCTCCCCGACGTCTTGCGCGCGGTGATCAGCGTCGGCACCGCCCTGTTTCTCACCACCCGCGGCATGCAGCGGCTCCGGCGCTGCGCGGCCGGCGAGACGCCGGGAGACCCCTGCTCGGCGGTGGTCGTCGACGTCACCCGCAACGGCCGGCAACGATACTGCTCAGTGCGGTGTGCGAACCGGGCGGCCGTCCGCCGCCACCGCGCCCGGAGCACCTCAGCGAACTAG
- a CDS encoding fasciclin domain-containing protein — MSISRNAGTVAAAAAVLAIGLTACGNDDSTTSEATSRADVTSSALMTSMPAADSGLIGPGCAAYADANPTGSASLAALAGEPVATAAGNVPMLSTLTAALSGGVNPGVNLVSTLNEGQFTVFAPVDEAFAEIDQATMDTLKTDSALLTGILTYHVVPGQVAPEDAVGTHKTVQGADLTVTSEGDDVKVNDASVICGGIQTKNAKVYLIDEVLMPPTS; from the coding sequence ATGAGCATCTCACGCAACGCGGGAACTGTGGCTGCTGCAGCTGCCGTGCTCGCCATCGGCCTGACCGCATGCGGAAACGACGACTCGACGACCTCGGAGGCGACGTCTCGCGCCGACGTCACCAGCTCCGCCCTGATGACGTCGATGCCGGCCGCCGATTCTGGCCTCATCGGCCCCGGATGCGCGGCCTACGCGGACGCGAATCCGACCGGGTCAGCATCTCTGGCCGCGCTCGCCGGCGAACCGGTCGCGACCGCCGCCGGGAACGTGCCGATGCTCTCGACGCTGACGGCCGCGCTGTCGGGCGGGGTGAACCCCGGCGTGAACCTGGTGAGCACCCTCAACGAGGGACAGTTCACTGTGTTCGCCCCGGTGGATGAGGCGTTCGCCGAGATCGATCAGGCGACCATGGACACGCTGAAGACGGATTCCGCGTTGCTGACGGGCATCCTCACCTACCACGTCGTTCCCGGCCAGGTGGCGCCGGAGGACGCGGTAGGGACCCACAAGACGGTTCAGGGCGCCGATCTGACCGTCACCAGCGAGGGCGATGATGTGAAGGTCAACGACGCCAGCGTGATCTGCGGCGGTATCCAGACCAAGAACGCCAAGGTGTATCTGATCGACGAGGTGCTGATGCCGCCTACTTCTTGA